From the genome of Desulfobacterales bacterium:
GGCCAGAAAACAGGACGGCTCATCCTGGAAACTGATCACGTGTTTTTCCGCATCGGGGTCGCCGAGTTCCTTCAGCAGGTTGACGGCATTTTTTTCACTGGTGGTACCCTGCATTGAGGCGATGCGTTTTCCCACAAAATCCTCGTGCCTGGTGTAAAGGCCTTTTTTTGCCAGGATCTTTTCACCGTCAAAGAAATAGGTGATGGAAAAATCGATGGTCTTGTCGCGTTCCCGCTTGTGGGTCATGTTGGCGGTGCTCAGATCGATACGGCCGGAGGTCAGAAAAGAGATCCGGGTTTTGTTGTTGAGCTTGACGCGTTCGAGCTGCAGCTCTTTTCCCATATACTGGCTCAGACGTTTGACCACCTCTTCGGTAATGTCCACGTCAAAGCCGACCCACTCATTGTTTTCGTTGAAATAGGCCGCCGGGATGCTGTTGTACATCAGACCGGCCCGAACCAGGCCGGTTTTCATGACGTTGTCATACACGGGCCCGGCCTGGCAGGGAGCGGCAGATAGAACAAACAAAGCCGCAACGGCCAGAAAAGCAGAAAGCTTCATGTTGATTTTCATACTCAAATTCTCCTTTCGATGTTTGCGTTTATTTCACAGACGTTCTTGTTGATCAGATCCGTCCCGATATAGTGCATTAGAACAGAGCTTGCTAATGTGAAAGAATTTTACTGAGAAACATCCGGGTCCGTTCATTTTCAGGGTGTTTGAAAAATGATTCCGGATTCTGCTTTTCGATAATCTGGCCATCATCCATGAAGACAACGGTGTGGGCTACTTCGCGGGCAAACCCCATTTCATGGGTGACCACCACCATGGTCATGCCTTCTATGGCAAGTTTTCGCATGACATCGAGGACTTCGTTGATCATTTCCGGGTCAAGGGCTGAGGTGGGTTCATCAAAAAGCATGATTTTCGGCTTCATGGCAAGGCCTCTGGCAATGGCGACTCTCTGCTGCTGCCCTCCGGAAAGCTGCGAGGGGTAGTGATCGGCTTTGTCATGGATGCCGACTTTTTCAAGAAGTTCCATGGCCAGCGCTTTCGCGTCAGGTTTTGACATCTTTCGGACTTTGACCGGGGCGATGGTGATATTTTCAAGGGCTGTCATGTGGGGATAAAGGTTAAACTGCTGAAATACGAATCCGATTTCAGCGCGGAGTCGGGTGATGTTGGTCCGGGTGTCGTGAACCGGCATGTTGTCGACGACGATTTTTCCGGAGTTGATCGGCTCCAGTTTGTTGATGCACCGGATCAGGGTGCTTTTGCCCGATCCGCTGGGGCCGCAGATGACCGCCACTTCCCCTTGGTTTACATGGAAGTTGATATCGTTGAGAACGTGAAGTTTGCCGAACCATTTGTTGACGTTGATAAACTGAATCATGGGCCGCTGCTCCTGTTTGTTCGTTTCGTCTTCTGCTAAGACTTAATAGACGGTATGGCGAGCAATGTCAATTAGCTGAAAAGTAATGCCGAGATTATTTGTTCTGAAGATGACCCATCGGGGGCGAGCGGTCAGTCTTCCCGGTAAAACGGTTTGCCGAGTGAAGCCGGCGTGGCGCCTGCAGTTTTTTTCCCCATTGCCGTCGCTGTAAACAGAATAAAGAGGGTCATCAGGTAGGGCAGAAGCCGGAGGATATAGGCCGGAATCAGCTCGAGGCCGGTAGCCTGAAAATAAAACTGAAGGGCGTTGAGCCCGCCGAAGATTAACGCCCCGAGCAGTGCGCGAACAGGTTTCCAGCTGGAGAAAATGACCATGGCGATGGCAATCCAGCCCTGTCCCCCGGCCATGTTTTCCTTCCAGCCCGGCGTGTAAACCAGAGACAGGTAGGCACCGGCCAGGCCGGCCATCATTCCGCCGAAAACCGTACACCCGTACCGGTACGCTGTCACCGATACGCCGGCGGCATCCGTGGCCTTCGGGTCTTCGCCTGACGCCCGGATATTTAGACCGAACGATGTGTGCATCAGGACATATCCGGCCAGCGGCGCCAGAACAAGGGCCATGATGGCTATCGCGGTCTGATGGGATAGTATGGGGCCCAGTAAGGGAACAGCCGATATCCAGTCCGATGACAGGGTCTCGATTCGAATGCCCACCCGGCCGATAAAGGGCCTTCCGATAAAACTGCTCAGACCGGTTCCGAGAATCGTGACGGCCAGGCCGCTGATGACCTGATTGGCCTGCAGGTGAACGCAAAGGACGGCGTGGATCAGCGCCAGCAGTGCTCCGGCAGCCATGGCACCGGAAAAGGCCAGCAGGGGTGAGCCGGTTGTATAGCCGATGATGAATCCGGTCATGGCGCCGATCAGCATCATCCCTTCCACCCCGAGGTTCAGAACGCCGCTTCGTTCGGTAAAAATTTCTCCGATAGCGGCCAGCAGGACGGCGATGCTCGATTTCAATGCGATGGCGGCAATAAAGATCACATCACTCACGGGTTGCTCCTCAGCCATTTAATCCGGTATGCAGCAAAAAAATTTCCGGCCGCGATGGCCATCAGCATGGTCCCTTCCAGTATCTGGCTGATGGATGACGGCAGGTGAAGGGCCGACTGAAGCTGGTCCCCTCCGACGATCAGCCCCCCCAGGAATACGGCAATCACGGGAACGGCCAGGGGATTGAGGCGTGCCAGAAAGGCGATAATGATGCCGTCATAACCGTAACCGACGGCGACTCCCTGCTGCAGGCGCAGATGGATGCCGCAGACTTCGCTCATGCCGGCCAGCCCGGCCAAGCCCCCGCTGATCAGCAGGACCACAATCGTCTGCCGGGTGAATTTTATGTGGGCGTATCCGGCCGCCTTCGGGCTTTTGCCGATCACGTTGATCCGGTAGCCCCACGTGAGCCGGCTCAATGAGACATAAACGGCGGCAGCGGCGGCCAGCGCGATCAACAGTCCCAGGTGGATGCGGGTCTGGAAAAACCGCGGCAGCCAGGCGGTCGGGTCCAGCATGGCGGTACCCGGAAACCCCCGGCCCATGGGGTCCCGCCAGGGGCCGAAATACAGGTGCTCCATGATAATAACGGCAATGTAATTAAACATCAGCGTGGAGATGATCTCGTTGACGTTCCAGCAGGCTTTCATCAGGGCGGGAATCAGGGCCCAGAGCGCTCCGCCGGCAAAACCCGCACTGCACAGGATCGGTATCATGAGCGAATCGGGTATGCAGTCATGGAAGAACAGTGCAACGCCTGCCGCAAAAATTCCCCCGAAGACCAGCTGCCCCTCGCATCCGATATTCCACAGCGCCATCCGGGCGGCCAGGGCAACGGCAATCCCGGTAAACATCAGCGGAATGGCTTTGACCAGCACTTCCGAGAAGGCATACCAGTTTCCGAACGCCCCTTCCAGCATCACGGCGTATGCCCGGAAGGAACTAACCCCTGCGGCCTGAAAAATGACAGCACCAATCACCAGCGCCGGCAATGTGGATACCGCCAGTGTGCTTCCCCAAGTCTGCCGGGTATGAGATTTTTTTTCAATGCAAACCGATTTCACTTCCGACCGTCCCCCCTGCTTCCGGCCATGAGAAGACCGATTTGTGAAACCTCATCCGCGTTCCGGCTTGAAATAGTGTCCAGAATATTTCCCCGGTACATGATGGCAATCCGGTCCGCCAGGGTCAGAACTTCGCTCAGGTCCCCGGATACCAGAAGAATGCCGGCATGACGCCGCTGGCCCAGCAGGGCCTTCCAGACATCTTCCGTGGCGCCGATATCCAGACCCTGGGTCGGGTGCTCGGCGATAATCAGTTCAGGGTGCCGGTCGAGTTCGCGGGCTAGGATGAGCTTTTGCAGGTTGCCACCGGACAGCTGGCGGGCAAGGGTTGACGGTCCGGCAGGCGCATATATGGAAAACTGATCCATTGCCGTAATCGTGGAGTTTCGGGCTTTTTTGAAGGCCAGAAACGGACCCCGGCTGAATTCTTTGAGCCGGGTCAGCATGAAATTTTCGACCAGGCTGGCCTCGGATACGCTTCCGGCATGGTGACGGTCTTCAGGAATATAGGTCAGGCGCTGTTTGTCGGCCCTGAGCCATTCAGGTCCCGTATGGGATTTGCCGCCGAACGTGATTGATCCCCGGGTGAAAGGGATCCGACCGGTTAAGGCCGCCACCAGGGTTTCCTGCCCGTTTCCCGCCACCCCGGTGATTGCCATGATCTCTCCCTGCTTGATATCGAAAGTGATATCGTCAAAAGGCGTCGCATGATTCGTGCCGGTTGCGGAAAGATTCGTCACCTGGAAAACGCTTCGGCCGTATTCCAGGGGCCTCCGGTCAATGTTCAGAAAGACGTCCCGGCCGACCATCAACCGGGCCAGTTCGGCTTTGGATTCAATCTGTCCCACCGGCAGGTCGGCGATCATCTGTCCCCGTCGCATAATGGTGACTCGGTCGGCAATGCGAAGAACCTCCTCCAGTTTGTGGGATATGAAAATGATGGTATGATTGCTGGCCGACAGCTTTTTCAGGGTTTCGAAAAACCGGTCAATTTCCGGGGGGGAAAGGATGGCTGTGGGTTCGTCAAAAATCAGTATGGTCGCTTTCCGGTAAAGCAGCTTGAGGATTTCCACCCGCTGTCTCTCGCCCATGGACAGCTGCCAGATTTTTTTCCAGGGATCCACGTGAAGGCCAAACTGACGGGATAAGCGTTCAATGGTGTTGCAGGCCTGCTTGAGATTGAGGCGGTACTTGAGTCCGGTGGTTCCCAGAATGATATTTTCAACAACGGAAAGTGATTCTATCAGCATATAG
Proteins encoded in this window:
- a CDS encoding transporter substrate-binding domain-containing protein, with product MKINMKLSAFLAVAALFVLSAAPCQAGPVYDNVMKTGLVRAGLMYNSIPAAYFNENNEWVGFDVDITEEVVKRLSQYMGKELQLERVKLNNKTRISFLTSGRIDLSTANMTHKRERDKTIDFSITYFFDGEKILAKKGLYTRHEDFVGKRIASMQGTTSEKNAVNLLKELGDPDAEKHVISFQDEPSCFLALKQGKVAGWATDSTILLGYAAKEPGQYELIGDFFSDEPYGIGTPENDSAWRDAINFALQDMWKDGAYMKIYNKWYGPDTAYYFPMTEKIEMWP
- a CDS encoding amino acid ABC transporter ATP-binding protein: MIQFINVNKWFGKLHVLNDINFHVNQGEVAVICGPSGSGKSTLIRCINKLEPINSGKIVVDNMPVHDTRTNITRLRAEIGFVFQQFNLYPHMTALENITIAPVKVRKMSKPDAKALAMELLEKVGIHDKADHYPSQLSGGQQQRVAIARGLAMKPKIMLFDEPTSALDPEMINEVLDVMRKLAIEGMTMVVVTHEMGFAREVAHTVVFMDDGQIIEKQNPESFFKHPENERTRMFLSKILSH
- a CDS encoding ABC transporter ATP-binding protein, with amino-acid sequence MDDMPRSTPSPVLSLAGITKRFGPVTANQDIHLDVFPGQIHALLGENGAGKSTLMSILSGRYRPDSGTIELYGRPVEFSSPARSLEQGIGMVYQRYMLIESLSVVENIILGTTGLKYRLNLKQACNTIERLSRQFGLHVDPWKKIWQLSMGERQRVEILKLLYRKATILIFDEPTAILSPPEIDRFFETLKKLSASNHTIIFISHKLEEVLRIADRVTIMRRGQMIADLPVGQIESKAELARLMVGRDVFLNIDRRPLEYGRSVFQVTNLSATGTNHATPFDDITFDIKQGEIMAITGVAGNGQETLVAALTGRIPFTRGSITFGGKSHTGPEWLRADKQRLTYIPEDRHHAGSVSEASLVENFMLTRLKEFSRGPFLAFKKARNSTITAMDQFSIYAPAGPSTLARQLSGGNLQKLILARELDRHPELIIAEHPTQGLDIGATEDVWKALLGQRRHAGILLVSGDLSEVLTLADRIAIMYRGNILDTISSRNADEVSQIGLLMAGSRGDGRK
- a CDS encoding ABC transporter permease codes for the protein MSDVIFIAAIALKSSIAVLLAAIGEIFTERSGVLNLGVEGMMLIGAMTGFIIGYTTGSPLLAFSGAMAAGALLALIHAVLCVHLQANQVISGLAVTILGTGLSSFIGRPFIGRVGIRIETLSSDWISAVPLLGPILSHQTAIAIMALVLAPLAGYVLMHTSFGLNIRASGEDPKATDAAGVSVTAYRYGCTVFGGMMAGLAGAYLSLVYTPGWKENMAGGQGWIAIAMVIFSSWKPVRALLGALIFGGLNALQFYFQATGLELIPAYILRLLPYLMTLFILFTATAMGKKTAGATPASLGKPFYRED
- a CDS encoding ABC transporter permease; this encodes MKSVCIEKKSHTRQTWGSTLAVSTLPALVIGAVIFQAAGVSSFRAYAVMLEGAFGNWYAFSEVLVKAIPLMFTGIAVALAARMALWNIGCEGQLVFGGIFAAGVALFFHDCIPDSLMIPILCSAGFAGGALWALIPALMKACWNVNEIISTLMFNYIAVIIMEHLYFGPWRDPMGRGFPGTAMLDPTAWLPRFFQTRIHLGLLIALAAAAAVYVSLSRLTWGYRINVIGKSPKAAGYAHIKFTRQTIVVLLISGGLAGLAGMSEVCGIHLRLQQGVAVGYGYDGIIIAFLARLNPLAVPVIAVFLGGLIVGGDQLQSALHLPSSISQILEGTMLMAIAAGNFFAAYRIKWLRSNP